In the genome of Plutella xylostella chromosome 6, ilPluXylo3.1, whole genome shotgun sequence, the window CAATCGTGTTTCCGCGGTTGAAACTGCGTCTACGAGCACCAGCACCGAGACAAACTCCAACGAGGTTCGGATGGCCACAGAAGAGGAAGAAGACGACTCGCCGCCTGCCAAGAAACTACTGAAGGATCTTCTCGTCCACGAAGTTGACAAGGCTCTACGATCATTGCAAGAGGAAACACCAAAGCTGTGCCAATCTAACCTCCGTGCCGCTTCCTTAATACCTGAATTTGACCCTGAAAATGAAGACTGCACCATTACCACGTGGTTGAAAAAAATCGAACAACTCGGTGAAATACACGGATGGGATGACAAAACAAAGTCATTTCACCTACAAGATAAGTTACGAGGCCAAGCACGAAGATGGTACAACAGGTTAGAAAGTTATGATTACACGTGGGACGATTGGAAGGTTATGTTAATCCGGGCCTTCCCTAAGCATCGAGACTACGGTAACATGCTGGAAAACATGTTAAATAGAAGAAAATTACCATCAGAAACAATGACCAAGTACTACCAAGAAAAAATTGCCATGTGCTTTCGATGCAATTTATCGGATGCTGCTACCCTCTCTTGCATTATTCGAGGGCTCCCCGTACAGCTACAATCAAATGCGAGGGCTTATCAGTGTACACGACCTGACCAGCTATATGAAGGTTTCCTGTCTGCTCTTGATGACTACCGATATCCGACGTTCGAGTCCCGTGCATTCAATAAGCAGCCACTGGAAAGAAAACCGTCAGCAGCCAATACTGAAAGCGATCCGTGCCCACGGTGTAAGAAGACCGGACACCTGGTACGGTATTGCCCATTGCCAGATCTACGAAGTTGCTTCAAATGTGGCGCTCAAGGACACATTGCGCCACGGTGTCCAGTAACAAAGGACGCACCTATTAATTCAAGCAATACTGTCAAAAATATCCAACTCGTGCAAAATTACAGTGATATCTATATGAAGAGTGTGAAAGTAGATGGAACCTATGTAAAGGCATACCTTGATACTGGAAGCCAGGTTAATGTTATGTCCACTGAAGTCGCGAGGCTCCTGTCGCTGCCAATAAAGCCAACCCAAATCATACTAAAGGGATTCTCTGGTGGTATGCTCACCACCCGTGGAGAGGTAACATTCAAGCTGGAGGTCGACAAGTTAAACATCCCCTGCCAAGCCTACTTGACCGacataaatatgaataatatcCATTTGCTGATCGGACAGCCTATCATCAACCATGAAGGCGTCACACTGCTTGTCCACAACAATACAGCAGTTTTACAACAAGACTGTGATTTTTTGTCACAAATTGAAGTCACGGAAGAAAGGCAAAAATTTAATGTCGTAACCCACTCTAAAGAAACCTtgccacctggaagctcaatcATAATGGTTGACATCGAAGGCAACAACCAGGATGCTGACGTCATCACTCCGGCGCGCCACTTTGAGATGGATGGGACATCCTACTCGATTCCCGCCACGATCCTGCGCGGCTGCCAAGGCCATCTGAAGGTCTTCAACTCGGGGACCAAGGACATCCTGTGGGAGCCGGGAGTCGTCCTTGTGCGAGCTGAGATCTGCAAGCATACGCCTCTTCGCCATCAGGTTAGCCATAATGATGTAACTACTTCATTAGCCCATAATAGCGTTTTGTGCATTAGTCCCAGCCATAGCCATAGCCATAGCCACAACCATGACTCATCAATTGGGGGTGTCAATTTAAACGATATTGACGTAGGCGCACTAAGTGAACAAGAGCTAGATTGTTTGATAAATCTTTTGATTAAACATAAAACTTGCTTTGCTTGTAACACAAATGAGCTAGGATGTACCGATTTAGTTCAGATGAAAATTAACCTAAATAGTGACCAGCCCATACATCGCCGTCCTTATCGTTTGTCTTATAACGAACAAGCTATGATTACCGCTAAAGTGACAGAATTACTCGAGGCCGGCATTATTAAGGAATCCGATTCAAGTTATGCATCCCCAGTTATACtagtaaagaaaaaaaatggcGATAGTCGAATGTGTGTAGATTACCGTGCGCTTAACGCTATAACTATTCGTGACCGGTACCCATTACCAAACATCGATGATCATGTTTCTAAGCTTgccggaaaaaaatactttacgtCACTAGATATGGCCCAAAGTTACCATCAATTAAGTATACACCCCGATGATACTCATAAAACTGCTTTTGTAACACCGCGTGGACAATACGAATATTTACGTATTCCTTTTGGTTTAGCCAACGCGCCATCTGTTTTCATGcggttaataaataaaatagttgaCCTTGTAGGTAGTGACGTTAAAAGTGGTAACTGCGAAagcgataaaaaaaacaatagtaCGGAAATTTTAGCATTCCTTGATGACTTGCTTATACCTTCTGAGGATGTGACGTCAGGATTACAGTTGCTCGACACTGTGTTAAGAGTGTTCGAAACTCAAAACTTGcgattaaatatgaagaaatgTTCGTTccttaaagaaaatattacctacttaggtcATGAAATTTCATCTGACGGAATCAAACCTGGCGCATTTAAACTCGAAGCGGTATCTAAGTACCCTCACCCGCAAAACGTGCACGAAGTACGCCAGTTCTTGGGGCTTTGTAGTTATTTCcgtaaattcatttttaattttgcgGTTATTGCTCGACCTCTTACCGaattaacaaaaaagaatGCAAAGTGGATTTGGGAGGAGGCACAGGAAAATAGTTTCCAGtgtcttaaaattaaattatgcaaTAAACCTGTCTTAGCTTTGTATGACCGAGAATTACCAACGGAGATCCATACAGATGCATGCCAACAAGGAATAGCCGGAATACTATTACAAAGACAATCTGACGGGACGTTACGACCGGTCATGTATTACAGCCGAGTTACTAGTCGAGAAGAAAGCGTTTACCATAGTTATGAGTTGGAAACTTTAGCTGTAGTGGAATCATTACGTCGATTCAGAGTTTACATTGAAGGTATACATGTAAAGGTCGTAACAGACTGTTCAGCTGTCCGTGCAACATTGACAAAAAAAGATCTAATACCGCGTATAGCTAGGTGGTGGATGTCGATACAGGATTATGACATTGAAATAGAATATCGTCCCGGGGAGCGTATGAAGCACGCGGACGCGTTAAGTAGAAATCCGGTAGATGTCGCTAACATCAATAGGTTAGAAGTCTCAGATTggttttatacaatacaatgccAGGACGATAAATTAAAACACATAATGGACCTTTTGAGTTCCGGTTGTACCGACGCGGACATAGTCAATAAT includes:
- the LOC125488650 gene encoding uncharacterized protein LOC125488650, encoding MKRRSARKEDNRVSAVETASTSTSTETNSNEVRMATEEEEDDSPPAKKLLKDLLVHEVDKALRSLQEETPKLCQSNLRAASLIPEFDPENEDCTITTWLKKIEQLGEIHGWDDKTKSFHLQDKLRGQARRWYNRLESYDYTWDDWKVMLIRAFPKHRDYGNMLENMLNRRKLPSETMTKYYQEKIAMCFRCNLSDAATLSCIIRGLPVQLQSNARAYQCTRPDQLYEGFLSALDDYRYPTFESRAFNKQPLERKPSAANTESDPCPRCKKTGHLVRYCPLPDLRSCFKCGAQGHIAPRCPVTKDAPINSSNTVKNIQLVQNYSDIYMKSVKVDGTYVKAYLDTGSQVNVMSTEVARLLSLPIKPTQIILKGFSGGMLTTRGEVTFKLEVDKLNIPCQAYLTDINMNNIHLLIGQPIINHEGVTLLVHNNTAVLQQDCDFLSQIEVTEERQKFNVVTHSKETLPPGSSIIMVDIEGNNQDADVITPARHFEMDGTSYSIPATILRGCQGHLKVFNSGTKDILWEPGVVLVRAEICKHTPLRHQDGRM